The Lathyrus oleraceus cultivar Zhongwan6 chromosome 5, CAAS_Psat_ZW6_1.0, whole genome shotgun sequence genome includes the window TATGTTAAGTAAGTGGAGGTGAAAGGTTTTTGGGGATAGCCAATCCATGTGGAAGATTATTGTTTCTTCAAGATATGGATCTTGAGTGTGTGATTACTCAATTAGTGGTATTATGTGGCTTCGGGAAGGCTTCCTACTAATTGAGAGGGATTTCCCTTCTAGATTCCATATTTGATTAGTAGGTAGATTGGTTTGTCTCTTCCTGTTTCAAGGTGGTTAGGGATGGATTGAAAACCAAATTTTAGAATGATGTTTGAGTATGGAAGAGCCTGTTGTGTGTCTCCTTTTAGAGGATGTTCCTCATCTCAGAGTAAAATTCTCTAGTGGTTGGGTTGATGGGGAACTGTGAGGGACATAATTGAGTTTGATACTTTTGGTGGAGAAATTCACTTCTTGTATTAGAGGAATAGTTTCTGGTGGAGTTACTTAGTTCTATCACTACAGCGGTTAAGCAAGGTCGGCCGAATGGCTGGGTGTGGATCCCAAATCCTTCAATAGGCTTTTTTGTGAGGTATGCCTATTTAAGGCTTTCTTCTTTAGCAGTTGGTATGGAAGGTAAATCGGGCCAGGTGATATGAGGGTTGGCTAGGATTTTGAAAAGTTAGTGCCCTTCTAAAGGGGTGGTTTTTTCTTGGGAGTTGTTATAAGATAGATTATTGACCTTGCAAAATCTTTTTAGAAGCAAAAGTGTGTCTACCAATAATGGTGAGGGGTGCGTGGTTTGTCTAGGTCTTGTGGGTTTGTGGATCACTTGTTTGTCCATGGTGGGGTTGCTTTCTCGCCCTGGTACAAGGTATTTAAGTAAGTAGGTATGCTTACACCTCTCTCACACTCGATCTTAAGGGTTTTCAAGGTCTTGAATATGGTAAGAAGTTACGTTTAGATTTTGGTTTGTTCTGACATTCAGTAGGATGAATTATTTGGAAAATGCATATTAAAATTATCTCTTGTAAAAAAAAGGATGATTAATCATTGGATGACTTCGATTATTGATTTGACTTGGAAGCGAGTTCATGCTCAAACAAGAGGTTCAACATTCTCTTTGCTTGATAAGGAGCGGGACTCACTCTCATGCCTTCATTTTTATGGGTGTGTTTTGTGGCTAAATGCCCTCTTTTGTTTATTTAGGTGGTCGTATTTACTTTCCTTCATCTTTCTCTTTTTGGAGATGAAGTGTCTAATGTCTTATCATAAGCTTTTCTATTGAGTGGTTTGattgattatttattttttgtcGTTTAGGTTTAATTGACATTCCCTTTTATTGTCTTTTTTTAACTGACATTTATTTTTTTAGTGTATGACTTATGCTTCTGATTatgtttttttaattatttttatcTTTAATATATTTAAATCTGGTTTACAATTATAAAAATATTTCTTATGCTCTTTTGTTTGTTGATATTTATGTTTTTGCTTTCtctttaatatatatatatatatatatatatatatatatatatatatatatatatatatatatatatatatatatatatatatatatatatatatatatatatatatatatatatatatatatatatgatttatttttcattaaaaaaTCATATTAGTGCAATTATATTTATTATGTCTGCTCTAAATCACGAAGAATGTTATATTTAATTTTGATGAGTATCAATCTATGAGAAATCTATATTGTATACACCCATTAAAAAATATCCATGAAAGTTACATTGACAAACTAATTGTAATCGGGAATGGGTTTAATGTGATTTTATTTCCAGAGTTCTAGCTAATGGAGTATCAGGTCATGTACCAAGGCGAAAGCAAGCGCAGTATATAGATGATTTGGAAATAAAAGTTAATGAAATTGAGGTGATCGGTGccattatttttttttatataatataGTTAATTATTTATGTTTCTCGAATTTGTATATTTTGATATTAATTACCATACATATACATTGAAATGTGCAGGCTGAAATAGCTAATCTGAAGCAACAAGTTGAGTTAAAACTGAATGAGAAACACTCTTTATTGATGGAACGTGAGTCATTGATGGGTCAAGTCGCCATTTTTCAAGAGAAAATACTTGTTAATGATGGTAAGTAATATTTtcaataatattttatttaattgagTGAAGGTATATAAGGTTAAATATGTTATTTTCTGTTCCATTAATTACCAGCTGAGCTTGAGGAACGCAAAGTCGAAGTGAAGAAATTGAGGGAACAAGAGCTACAGATGCTTACTAATGTTCAGCCAATGTCCAATGACCTCAACTCAAATTATCATCAAGGTAAACAACATGTTACTATGTTAGGAATATTTTACATGTCTTTAAAGAAGGTCAACgaatatttattttttattatttatcaCACATAAAAATTATATGAATACATATATACATCTATTTGTTaattatttgttttattttcaacGATATAGAACCAAGCCAAACATGGACACCTACTGAACTTGTGCCAGATGAGGAAGAAATGGAAGCAAACATCATGGAATTGATGAAGATGCCTGAGAATCCTAATCTTAACGATTTGTTTCcatgaaatgcataaatgaaTAGGATTTTGATGATGGATCATCTCATATTATGCTTGCTTTATATTTTGTTTCTAAATAATGTGGAAGCTTAAAATATTCCGGCTATTTATTTTTACCATGACTTCTAAATTGCTTGATTATTGGACATGAAATTTAAATTGATTGTATTATATTATGTGACTTGCGTATGTGTTTTGACACCCTCGTTACTGGATGTATCATATATTGTTGGTGTTTCTGGTTCCTTTCATGGGTGTGGTTATGTTTGTTCTCTTTTATGTTTTGTTTGGAAGTTTATAGAGGATTGAGGGGAAGGGAAAACAAAGACTTCCGAAATGAATTTTTAAAAAGTTattgaaaatatttgaaattttttaaaagaATGATTTTAtataaaatgaataaaatattatttattattactgtatttttaatttttagaatactataaaaaaaaattataaactCTCCAAAAGTCTTCTTCAATACAAATTTTAAGTTTCTTCGAATCATGAAGATTTTGGTTTATGAATAAAAACAAACCTTCAAAAATTCTCACCACCTAAATTCCTCTATTTTTTTCACTAAATCCTCCTCTTTTTTTAAATTCTCCCTCTTCCTTCCCCTTTAAACTCTCAAACAAATCCTTAGTGTTTTCAGCGAGGCATATTGTGTGCCAACTgaaatcatttatgttttcttttgTGGGTGATTATCCTCTTTTCTTCATTTGTGATTATTTTTCCATTGAAAAAATATTGATTTAGCATGTTCCACCTTTGTTTTCTTTAAAAAAATAGTAAATAGGATGTAATTGTTTCAATGTTTCCTCACACGTTTATCATTGTTCTATTTATGCCGCCTAACCTTCTTCTTTATTGAGTTCATTAAGAGTTATTTGCCTTTTATCCAGTGAAGTGTCACCCGCTAGGTTGCTTCGCTTATCTATAACACAATTATAATTATTTTGTACTTGAATAGAAACAACTGTTTGGTTAAAGATGATTGTCGTTATGAGGCCTCCAGTTCGGTGGTTATGGTTCTTTGATGATTAAAGAGGGTACATGCAAAAAGGTTATCACTCCGAGGGCTAAGTCAGTATATGAATGAGTTGGAACTTTGTAAGTATGAATCAGAAGATACATGAATGTGACTTATAATTATACTGATATGGAGGAGATTACTATAATTGTCTTCGTCTTGTCCAAGCATGGAGTGCAAGTGAGTGTTGGATGTAGATCAAACGGTTATGATGGAAAGGTTGTTGTGCTCCTATGTGATATCCTTGAGTGAAGGTCCATTTGTATGTTAGTAATTGGCGCTTCCTTATGGGATTGAGATTTGATTAGACTAGTCTTCATTGGTCATTGGCTAACTCAAAATAGTTTATCTCCAAGTCCTTGCTATCATCTATGAAGTGAGGATAGTTGATGTAGAAAATAATGAGAATGTGGACTAATGAGAAGGCATTTTGTGGTGTCTTTGAGTGGAATTATTTGGATTAGGGAACAAAGAAATTAAATGCATGTCGTGCTAGAGGAGCTTTATCGCAACGATGGCCTCCACATGCCCCACACGCATAGGGTAGGAAGGTGATGCACCTAGGTCTAATTTAGTGCACTCAAGTGTAATTAATATTTCAAAAACGTGTCTTAATTGTTGGACCTAAACTTTGGCCTTCTAGTGAATCACGAACGTTGCCATGTATTTTCATTGTGTCTATAAAGCAGGAAATTGGGAATCTATTTCATTTTTTGTCTTCTTCATTTCTCAAGTGAAATCAAAGAGATCACTTTTTGGGTTAGCCACTTACGTTTTGTTGATATTTATGGATTTTGGATTGTTTGAACGAATCATCCTGCATTTCCTCTTGAGTTCTTCTGACACCTGCAGTAAAACACAAGGTATTCTTTTTTTCTTACTATGTGTTCGTTTATGAgttttcaattatgtttgattaTGGAGACCCAAGGAAACCCAAATTTAGGTATTTCTTTTATAGACATAAGTGATGTAAACATCAGTGATGTTGATTACAATATTGAATAATGGTGGTTAATCATGGTGATATGGAGTCTACCTCTACTTATATAGGCATGAAACAAGTTGGAGCTAGATTTACTTTGGAGGAAATCTAGATGACTACCCCAACTCCCATAAAAAAATCACATGATTGATCGTGTGACACAAAGATTTACTAGGAGTTTAGAGCATACGCTAAAGTGTAAGGTGACTAAGGATGAAGTAAGATGGTGTTTGAAGAGCAGTCCAGATATTTGACTTATGGTAGCCAATTTTTGTCTTTCAATAGTAAAGAAAATGTGGGGAAGAAGGTGTTGCTACTAACTCTAGAACTTCCTCCTAATGTGAAGGATTATTCTTGGGTAAATTACGAGGTCCTATGAATCCTATCCTTTTACTCATATGATGATAGAATGGAACTTGTGGACCATTACATGGGAATATCATCAGACTCGCATGTGATGATCCTTGCAATTAATAAGTGTATTTGTTTCCAACTTGATATGTATGAATTTCCCAAGTAAGAGTGATGTTTTCCTGGATGGGGTTCCCTTTTCCTTTTTAATAAATTTGAAGTTGAAGTTCTTGATCATTCAGGAATTTCCACTTTACAACTACATCCCATAAGTTAAGCGTATATATTAAGGTATTTTTGTATTGGTGTGAGTACAAGAACAACTTTCCTATGTCATACTTGTTCTTTCATTTATTCCACGTGTTTATTAAGTATCTTGATCCCGACCATACTCAAGGGTTGAACTCCTTGAAGCAAGGCCATAAAAATTTAGAAGTGAACATGAATAACTTCAAGAACTTCAAggataattattattttattgtcCCCATCAACCCTGTTGCACATGAAAATATCTATAAGGTTCTAGTATAGGGGCGATTAATGAAGTAGATGTAGTGTTCATGTAGATAACCAAGGAGACGGTTCCGAAGATACTGTTTCTGAGTGTGACCCCTTTCAATTTAGAATCCATTGGCTAGGAATCTATACATAGTTTGACATCTTTTTCCCCACATATGATTCTAAATTAAGAATgataataaaatatttttattcattttgatTGTTCATGTTGGAGTAGTCAGGGGGCATGGAAACTTCCATTATGAGCCCCTAGTCGCTTTCGAGGATGAGTTTAGCTCTAgttcattttgtttgtatttgaTGAGCTGTGAGTGAAGATGATCCATTTTGTCAATGGTACAAATGTGGATGAAGTTAATTGTGAAATGAAACCATCAAATAATTGGGCTTTGAGAGCCTTTTTAGGCTCGAAAGATATATCTAACTCTAAAATCTCATTAGTCCACCTCATCATTTGCATTGTAAAGTATGGTATGAAGAGTGATTTCTTTGAAGGTTGGCCACTATCTAACTCTGAAATCTCAATAGCCCACTATTGAATTGTATAGAAGGTAGCTTCTTATCTTTGTTGAAGCTATCATCGGAAAGAGTGAATCTTCTCAATCTTATGGTATAGAGTTTCAAGACTCATAATTCCTTAGATTTAAAATAGAATTGGTTATTGTTGAATCATACCTCTCTAATGATGAAAACACTAACTACTTCTATTGATATTTCTAAGTATAAGAATAAAGTATCCTCAATTATAACTCTTGACATGATTGGATGTTTGGAAAGTGTTATATTGCCTTGTGAAGACTTGTTTGCATCATGGTGTCCACTCGATCTTTATTTCCTTATTCAGGAGTCTCTAAAAAGAAAGGGCCTGTTGGGTCGATCTAGAGATGAATTTGTTGAGGGTGGTGATCATTCTACTCATTTTCATTATTCTAACTTTTATGGAAATGGTATCCATCT containing:
- the LOC127078458 gene encoding bZIP transcription factor 18, translating into MSDRENILSDMKDNTQENNINVPSFVPFSRMNLSKPPLCLSPPFKAHMVENHLTTINNPTTMLRVNPKKNKRVLANGVSGHVPRRKQAQYIDDLEIKVNEIEAEIANLKQQVELKLNEKHSLLMERESLMGQVAIFQEKILVNDAELEERKVEVKKLREQELQMLTNVQPMSNDLNSNYHQEPSQTWTPTELVPDEEEMEANIMELMKMPENPNLNDLFP